The Salegentibacter mishustinae genomic interval GTTATGGTTGCTACGGATTTTATACTTGTATAAATTTCCTTTTTCAACATTAGGAATAAAACCTTCCCAAATTCCACTACCATCCCAACGCACATCAAGTAAATGTTCGCCCTCTTTCCAGAAATTAAAGTCTCCAATTACCGAAACCTGCTTCGCGCCCGGAGCCCAAACAGCGAAATATGTTCCCTTAACTTCATTTAAAGTAATTGGATGGGAGCCAAACTTCTCGTAAAGACGATAGTGTTTCCCCGCCTTAAATAAATTAATATCAAATTCTGAAAATAAACTGTGCGTTATAACTTCTGCCATATTATCCTATAGTTGTTCCGGGTGGGATTACCGCCTCTTTTTTTAGTACTACAATACCTTCTTTAATTACATAAGAATCAGTTTCGGTATCTTCTAAATGCGGACCGCCATTTATAGAAGTATTGTCACCAATTCTACAGTTTTTATCGATTATGGCATTATTTATCGTGCAATTTTCCCCTATTCCACAGAGTATTTCAATTTTATTCTTTTCAATTTCTTCTAAAGATTCATAGAAATCGGTTCCCATCATATAGCAATTTTTTATAACTGAACCTTTTCCAATCCTGGACCTCACACCAATTACCGAAGACTCAATTCTATCGGCGTGAATAATGCAACCTTCAGCAATAACCGCTTTTTTGAGTTTGGTATTGGTATATTTGGAAGTTGGCAGAATCCTGGCGTGTGTATACACCTGGTTTTCCATGTCATAAAGATTGAATTTTGGGATATTTTCGGTTAGACCAATATTTGCTTCAAAGAAAGATTCAATATTTCCAATATCTGTCCAATAACCTTCAAATTGATAACCACAAACTTTTTTATTTCCTATAGCCTGCGGAATGATCTCTTTACCAAAATCTACGGTGTTGGGATCGTCCATTAAATTTTCCAACAATTTTCGGTTAAACACATAAATCCCCATGGAACCCAGATAATTTCTACCTTCAGCTTCCATTTCTGGTCCTACAGGCGAAGTCCAATCCGGTAAAAGTTCGGCTTTCGGTTTTTCGATGAATGACGTGATATTATTGTCTTGATCGGTTTTCATAATCCCGAAACTCGGGGCGTCTTTCGCATTAACAGGAACGGTGCCAATGGTAATATCGGCCCCGGTATCTATATGCTGCTGCACCATTAAGTTATAATCCATATGGTACAATTGATCTCCTGAAAGAATAAGAAAATAATCGAATTTGTGTTTTTTAAAATGATGCATTCCCTGTCTAACAGCATCTGCAGTTCCCTGGTACCAGGTTTTGTTATTCGGGGTTTGCTCTGCCGCCAGAACATCTACAAAAGCC includes:
- a CDS encoding glucose-1-phosphate adenylyltransferase is translated as MLNDKVLSVILGGGQGTRLHPLTESRSKPAVPIAGKYRLVDIPISNCINSKMKRMYVLTQFNSASLNKHIKNTFHFSFFSSAFVDVLAAEQTPNNKTWYQGTADAVRQGMHHFKKHKFDYFLILSGDQLYHMDYNLMVQQHIDTGADITIGTVPVNAKDAPSFGIMKTDQDNNITSFIEKPKAELLPDWTSPVGPEMEAEGRNYLGSMGIYVFNRKLLENLMDDPNTVDFGKEIIPQAIGNKKVCGYQFEGYWTDIGNIESFFEANIGLTENIPKFNLYDMENQVYTHARILPTSKYTNTKLKKAVIAEGCIIHADRIESSVIGVRSRIGKGSVIKNCYMMGTDFYESLEEIEKNKIEILCGIGENCTINNAIIDKNCRIGDNTSINGGPHLEDTETDSYVIKEGIVVLKKEAVIPPGTTIG